The following is a genomic window from Spirochaetota bacterium.
GCCGTTCGCCACTACAACGATTCAATATTTTAACTTGGATCCCCGAATCCTTGAATGCATTTTATTGTTAATACAATGGGAAAGGAGAAGTCATCTCCTCACAATAATGTTCAGACAAGAGTTATCTGCAATTGATTCTAGTCTCAATTCCAAGGTAAATTGACCTCTGATATTCTGCAATCCTCTCTATTATCTCCTCTATAGTCTCCTTTACAAGATACTTCCTGTCGTTAGTAAGTGTAAGAACAGTGTCTGGTTTTGCTTCCATTGTCTCTATATGATTTGCATTTAAAATGAACTCATCCCCATTCATTTTATGAAGTATTATCATATCATCGCCTCTTCTTTTTTGCTCTTCTATCAAATCTCCCAAAAAAATTTCTAAGCTCTACCTTTTTCAAAGAACCTTCAGAACATCCTGGATCACTGCTGTCAAATACCTGAATACTTGTTTTACTAAAGAGTTCCTCAAGCCAAAACTTGGCAGCAAGAAATTGATTATTAGAATAAAATACACTCTCTCCCCTATTGATTTCATATTGCCGGCTTTTTCGAATCATCTTCATATCCATAGTTTCCATGGTATCGAGCCTGTTGCTTAGGGATAGGTTATTGTTGAATACCACCG
Proteins encoded in this region:
- a CDS encoding flagellar FlbD family protein — its product is MIILHKMNGDEFILNANHIETMEAKPDTVLTLTNDRKYLVKETIEEIIERIAEYQRSIYLGIETRINCR